A single Candidatus Binatia bacterium DNA region contains:
- the rplX gene encoding 50S ribosomal protein L24 — MHASIHKNDTVMVVAGRERGKTGKVIRVIPEKDRAIVERLNMVKRHTKARGAQSPYGIVEKEAAIHISNLMIMCDKCNAPVRMGKLRLEDGRSVRICRRCREQLDR; from the coding sequence ATGCATGCAAGCATCCACAAGAACGATACAGTGATGGTGGTTGCCGGGCGCGAGCGCGGTAAGACCGGTAAGGTGATTCGGGTCATCCCTGAGAAGGATCGCGCCATCGTCGAGCGCCTCAACATGGTGAAGCGGCACACGAAGGCGCGCGGCGCGCAGAGCCCGTACGGCATCGTCGAAAAGGAAGCGGCGATCCATATCTCCAATCTCATGATCATGTGTGACAAGTGTAACGCTCCGGTCCGTATGGGGAAACTGCGACTGGAGGACGGCCGCAGCGTGCGCATCTGCCGCCGGTGCCGCGAACAGCTGGATAGGTGA
- the rplE gene encoding 50S ribosomal protein L5, with the protein MGARLKERYKSEVLPRLMKDLGYKNREQVPRLDKVVLNIGLGEAIQNAKALDLAVEELAAITGQKPVITKARKAIANFKLREGMPIGCMVTLRGERMYEFLDRLLNVALPRVRDFKGVSDRSFDGRGNYALGVREQIIFPEIDLDKVDKVRGLTVCINTTARSDAEGKALLQALGMPFRA; encoded by the coding sequence ATGGGTGCGCGCCTGAAGGAACGCTACAAGAGCGAAGTGCTGCCCCGGTTGATGAAAGACCTGGGGTACAAGAACCGGGAGCAAGTGCCGCGGCTGGACAAGGTCGTCCTCAATATCGGTCTAGGCGAGGCGATTCAGAACGCCAAGGCACTGGACCTCGCCGTCGAAGAGCTCGCTGCTATCACCGGCCAGAAGCCGGTGATCACCAAGGCCCGCAAGGCCATCGCGAATTTCAAGCTGCGTGAGGGCATGCCGATCGGTTGCATGGTGACATTGCGGGGCGAACGCATGTACGAGTTTCTCGATCGGCTGCTCAACGTCGCCTTGCCACGCGTGCGCGACTTCAAAGGCGTGTCGGACCGTTCCTTCGACGGCCGAGGCAATTATGCCCTCGGCGTGCGCGAGCAGATTATTTTCCCGGAAATCGACCTGGATAAGGTGGATAAGGTCCGTGGCTTGACCGTATGTATCAACACCACAGCGCGATCCGACGCTGAGGGGAAAGCGC